In one window of Pseudobythopirellula maris DNA:
- a CDS encoding 2,3-bisphosphoglycerate-independent phosphoglycerate mutase, which produces MDIHKLIKPLVQKNDSKIVLYVADGLGGLPQAPGGKTELETAQTPHLDKLAREGVLGGSIPVAPGISPGSGPGHLGLFGYDPVEYLIGRGALEATGIGFELQEGDVAIRANFCTLDSGGNISDRRAGRIPSEESAPIAIRLRDVKIPGVTVFVEPVKEHRFVVVLRPDDAKGFGGEVADTDPQATGVPPLAAKALDPSSERTAEVCNEFIKQVRVLLKDEPKANCCTLRGITGKPSIPSFEDVYGLKAAAIAVYPMYKGLASLVGMDVIGDASTLDDQMAVLKDAWNDYDFFFIHFKYTDSTGEDGNFDSKVKRTEEYDSGVPKIMHLQPDVLISTGDHSTPAMLASHSWHPVPTLLWAKHCRSDGAQSFGEQQCLTGGLGQFEAKHLMTLAMANAGRLAKFGA; this is translated from the coding sequence ATGGATATCCACAAGCTAATCAAGCCGCTCGTGCAGAAAAACGACTCGAAGATCGTGCTCTACGTGGCCGATGGGCTCGGTGGTTTGCCACAGGCGCCCGGCGGCAAGACCGAGCTCGAGACGGCCCAGACCCCCCACCTCGACAAACTCGCCCGCGAGGGCGTCCTCGGCGGCAGCATCCCCGTGGCCCCCGGCATCTCGCCCGGCAGCGGCCCGGGCCACTTGGGACTGTTTGGCTACGACCCGGTCGAGTACCTCATCGGCCGCGGCGCCCTGGAGGCCACGGGCATCGGCTTCGAGCTCCAAGAGGGCGACGTCGCCATCCGCGCCAACTTCTGCACACTCGACTCGGGCGGCAACATCAGCGACCGCCGCGCGGGGCGCATCCCCAGCGAGGAGTCGGCCCCGATCGCCATCCGGCTGCGCGACGTGAAGATCCCCGGCGTCACCGTGTTCGTCGAACCGGTCAAGGAGCACCGCTTCGTCGTCGTGCTGCGGCCGGACGACGCGAAGGGCTTCGGCGGCGAGGTGGCCGACACCGACCCGCAAGCGACCGGCGTGCCGCCGCTCGCCGCGAAGGCGCTGGACCCCAGCAGCGAGCGCACCGCCGAGGTTTGCAACGAGTTCATCAAGCAGGTCCGCGTGCTCCTGAAAGACGAGCCGAAAGCCAACTGCTGCACGCTGCGTGGCATCACCGGCAAGCCGTCGATCCCGAGCTTCGAAGACGTGTACGGCCTCAAGGCGGCCGCGATCGCCGTCTACCCGATGTACAAGGGCCTCGCGAGCCTGGTGGGCATGGACGTCATCGGCGACGCGAGCACGCTCGACGACCAGATGGCCGTGCTCAAGGACGCCTGGAACGACTACGACTTCTTCTTCATCCACTTCAAGTACACCGACTCCACGGGCGAGGACGGCAACTTTGACTCGAAGGTCAAACGGACGGAGGAGTACGACTCCGGCGTGCCGAAGATCATGCACCTGCAGCCGGACGTGCTGATCTCGACCGGCGACCACAGCACGCCCGCCATGCTCGCCAGCCACAGTTGGCACCCCGTGCCGACGCTGCTGTGGGCCAAGCACTGCCGCAGCGACGGCGCCCAGTCGTTCGGCGAACAGCAGTGCCTCACCGGTGGCCTCGGCCAGTTCGAGGCGAAGCATTTGATGACCCTCGCGATGGCCAACGCGGGGCGGCTGGCGAAGTTCGGCGCCTAA
- a CDS encoding metallophosphoesterase family protein, with translation MPRTLAIGDIHGCLSAFDALLAEVSPQEGDTVVLLGDLVDRGPDTRGVIDRAIALGERCEVIAIMGNHEEMMLGAVTGRMSIGAWLGVGGRETLASYGGRTASIPPAHLRYLERMNSYHEGPGDLFVHAMVDPLVPMADQTPESLRWHKIQGAEPPHRTGKRVVCGHTSQKNGLPKVWEGWACIDTWPAGGEWLSCLDVETNELVQANQAGETRRFSLSEQPASP, from the coding sequence ATGCCCCGCACCCTCGCCATCGGCGACATCCACGGCTGCCTCTCGGCGTTCGACGCGCTGCTGGCCGAGGTCTCGCCGCAGGAGGGCGACACCGTTGTGCTGCTGGGCGACTTGGTCGATCGTGGGCCCGACACGCGCGGCGTGATCGACCGGGCGATCGCGCTGGGCGAGCGTTGCGAGGTGATCGCCATCATGGGCAACCATGAGGAGATGATGCTCGGCGCGGTCACCGGCCGCATGAGCATCGGCGCGTGGCTCGGCGTGGGGGGGCGGGAGACGCTGGCGTCCTACGGCGGCCGCACGGCGAGCATCCCCCCCGCCCACCTGCGCTATCTCGAGCGGATGAACTCCTACCACGAGGGACCGGGCGACCTGTTCGTCCACGCCATGGTCGATCCGCTCGTGCCGATGGCCGACCAAACCCCCGAGTCGCTGCGCTGGCACAAGATCCAAGGCGCCGAGCCGCCGCACCGCACCGGCAAACGCGTGGTCTGCGGGCACACGTCGCAGAAAAACGGTTTGCCCAAGGTGTGGGAGGGCTGGGCCTGCATCGACACTTGGCCCGCCGGTGGTGAGTGGCTCAGTTGCCTCGACGTGGAGACGAACGAACTGGTGCAGGCCAACCAGGCGGGCGAGACGCGCCGCTTCTCGCTGAGCGAACAGCCCGCAAGCCCATAG
- a CDS encoding DUF1579 domain-containing protein, with product MKARLTLTACAVLLASSVALAQEASEAVMPEMPPPAPENEWLQQFVGEWDVTMHCQMEGMPEMNSVGVQKVRSLGGYWVLSEIQSEIMGSPWTGLQTLGYDQSKGKYIGTWVDSSNGFMWRYEGELNEAGDALVLMTEGPYPMKDGEMTPTRETLRFESDDRMVYTSEVQGDDGSWTEGMRAVGKRVE from the coding sequence ATGAAGGCTCGATTGACTCTTACGGCTTGCGCCGTGTTGCTGGCTTCGTCGGTTGCATTGGCGCAGGAAGCGTCCGAAGCGGTCATGCCCGAGATGCCGCCCCCCGCGCCGGAGAACGAGTGGCTGCAGCAATTCGTGGGCGAGTGGGACGTGACCATGCATTGTCAAATGGAGGGCATGCCGGAAATGAATTCGGTAGGCGTGCAGAAAGTCCGCTCGCTGGGCGGGTACTGGGTGCTCAGCGAGATCCAGAGCGAGATCATGGGCTCGCCTTGGACCGGCCTGCAGACGCTCGGCTACGACCAGAGCAAGGGGAAGTACATCGGCACTTGGGTCGATTCGAGCAACGGGTTCATGTGGCGGTACGAAGGGGAGCTGAACGAGGCGGGCGACGCCCTGGTGCTGATGACCGAGGGGCCCTACCCGATGAAGGATGGTGAGATGACCCCGACGCGAGAGACACTCCGATTCGAGAGCGACGACCGCATGGTCTACACCTCCGAGGTCCAGGGCGACGACGGCTCGTGGACCGAAGGGATGCGCGCCGTGGGCAAGCGGGTTGAATGA
- a CDS encoding TetR/AcrR family transcriptional regulator, with protein MAPTTTNSRENLLDAALHASRSKGNTATAVDDLSRRGQGGTKGAFFHHFKTKEKAAVEAAGHFSAMAAGRFSTVPNHELLSSSRSP; from the coding sequence ATGGCGCCCACGACCACGAATTCACGAGAAAACCTGCTCGATGCGGCCCTGCATGCCTCCCGCTCGAAAGGCAACACGGCCACCGCGGTCGACGACCTGAGCCGTCGGGGGCAGGGGGGGACCAAGGGGGCGTTCTTCCACCACTTCAAGACCAAAGAAAAGGCGGCTGTCGAGGCGGCCGGCCACTTCTCGGCGATGGCCGCCGGGCGGTTTAGCACGGTTCCCAACCACGAGTTGTTGTCATCAAGCCGGTCGCCCTGA
- a CDS encoding GntR family transcriptional regulator, translated as MLLRIEKGSSVPVSRQIAEQVASLCAAGSLRPGDRVPSVRELARELAVNQNTVLRVYERLTAEGLLERRHGQGTFVSPKANQRAAASHRKRLVGELRQLCRQGRGLGLTGDEIHELVTEALGQLEAESPTPQEAAP; from the coding sequence ATGCTCCTACGCATCGAAAAAGGGTCGTCCGTCCCGGTCTCTCGGCAGATCGCGGAGCAGGTCGCCTCGCTCTGTGCGGCCGGGTCGCTCAGGCCGGGCGACCGGGTCCCCTCGGTCCGCGAGCTGGCCCGCGAGTTGGCCGTCAATCAGAACACCGTGCTCCGCGTTTACGAGCGGCTCACGGCCGAAGGCCTGCTCGAGCGGCGCCACGGGCAGGGGACGTTCGTCTCGCCCAAGGCCAACCAGCGCGCGGCGGCGTCGCACCGCAAGCGGCTCGTCGGCGAACTCCGCCAGCTCTGCCGCCAGGGCCGCGGCCTCGGCCTCACGGGCGACGAGATCCACGAGCTCGTGACCGAGGCGCTCGGCCAACTCGAGGCAGAATCCCCCACACCCCAGGAGGCCGCGCCATGA
- a CDS encoding ABC transporter ATP-binding protein, with product MSTPVISLKSVSKSFGKSRVLRDVSLTVEPGQTFAFLGRNGAGKTTTIRLLLGLLKRDAGEISVLGLDPARDALTLRDRVGYLAEDQAMYGWMRVEELVRFVAPFYTGWDHDLASRYLREFELPLATKIKHLSKGQCVRLGLVLALAHRPELVILDDPALGLDPIMRKQFNRDLITHLQGEGRTVLYSSHLLDEVEPVADMVAILDDGRVLRQEETETLRADVKRLVLRRELLPLVARVARVLDVRPDGDDVAATVEGAEAALAVLAREGTPPRVVDLNLDEIFEAYVAGRVDPELETVQEPQAI from the coding sequence ATGAGCACGCCGGTCATCTCTCTCAAGTCGGTATCGAAGTCGTTCGGCAAGTCCCGCGTGCTGCGCGACGTGTCGCTCACGGTCGAGCCGGGACAGACGTTCGCCTTCCTCGGCCGCAACGGCGCCGGCAAGACCACCACCATCCGCCTGTTGCTCGGGCTGCTGAAGCGCGACGCGGGCGAGATCAGCGTGCTCGGGCTCGACCCCGCACGCGACGCGCTCACGCTCCGCGACCGGGTCGGCTACCTCGCCGAAGACCAGGCGATGTACGGCTGGATGCGGGTCGAAGAGCTCGTGCGGTTCGTCGCGCCGTTCTACACAGGCTGGGACCACGACCTGGCGAGCCGCTACTTGCGCGAGTTCGAGCTGCCGCTCGCCACGAAAATAAAACATCTGTCGAAGGGCCAATGCGTGCGGCTCGGCCTGGTGCTGGCCCTCGCGCACCGGCCGGAGCTGGTGATCCTCGACGACCCCGCGCTCGGGCTCGACCCGATCATGCGCAAGCAATTCAACCGCGACCTGATCACCCACCTTCAAGGCGAAGGGCGCACAGTGCTCTACAGCTCGCACCTGTTGGACGAAGTGGAGCCCGTGGCCGACATGGTCGCGATCCTCGACGACGGCCGCGTCCTACGGCAAGAAGAGACCGAGACCCTGCGTGCCGACGTCAAACGGCTGGTGCTGCGCCGCGAGCTGCTGCCGCTCGTAGCGCGGGTGGCCCGGGTGCTTGACGTGCGGCCGGACGGCGACGACGTTGCCGCCACGGTCGAGGGCGCCGAGGCGGCCCTGGCGGTGCTCGCCCGCGAAGGGACGCCGCCGCGAGTGGTCGACCTGAACCTCGACGAGATCTTCGAGGCGTACGTCGCGGGGCGCGTGGATCCCGAACTCGAGACCGTCCAAGAGCCGCAGGCGATTTGA
- a CDS encoding CRTAC1 family protein produces MSRSLPSRPAPARFAPFRLAPAACLLAALATPSVAQTFTDVGASVLNANHDSRSASLGDYDNDGDLDLFFQGGAGAQRFYRNNLTENGSLSYTEMPSVLPGGLSFSWSAAWGDYDGDGRVDVFVGQSNTVGNSGDVLHNVSDSGFFNASVPVGLDDPGFHQNVAWNDIDGDNDLDLIFGMEGPEKHEIYLQDDQGQFSPVGASVGFQEDFGTKGYGMAIGDTDGDGDLDIYISTCRGDNNIRNNFYENQLAQTGELSFIDIADTNGTQNFLNSYGSEFIDMDDDGDLDLFMVGADSQPSKIFRNDGGNQFTDVDTITGHPLLSDTSRDLGGGKAVDYDNDGDLDLFFHDHLAQGGIDQARKLYRNDGGWVFTDVTAAEGLDEENVGAYDSVWGDLDRDGDQDLIAPTDNNYDERVYLSNATDNGNHWLYVELEGRTENTTAIGATLYATIDQGTPNERTLRREANTNAGTFNQSDLPVHFGLGAAQTIDELLVVWPDGTVQYLYDVQADQYLAVDVSDVVPGDYNFDGVVDAADFTVWRDSFVQFGDFMPADGDRDGFVGNTDYDLWVAHFGETGAPAASSEAAIPEPATALLIVLTALSVAAGRGRRPTRR; encoded by the coding sequence ATGTCCCGCTCTCTCCCGTCCCGCCCGGCCCCGGCCCGTTTCGCCCCGTTCCGACTGGCGCCCGCGGCCTGCCTGCTCGCCGCCCTCGCCACGCCGTCGGTCGCGCAAACGTTCACCGACGTGGGCGCCTCGGTTCTGAACGCCAACCACGACAGCCGCAGCGCGTCGCTCGGCGACTACGACAACGACGGCGACCTCGACCTGTTCTTCCAGGGGGGCGCGGGAGCCCAGCGGTTCTACCGCAACAACCTCACGGAGAACGGCTCGCTGTCGTACACCGAGATGCCGTCGGTGCTGCCCGGCGGGCTGAGCTTTTCCTGGAGCGCCGCCTGGGGCGACTACGACGGCGACGGCCGGGTCGACGTATTTGTTGGCCAGTCGAACACCGTCGGCAACTCGGGCGACGTGCTGCACAACGTGTCGGACTCGGGCTTCTTCAACGCCAGCGTGCCGGTCGGTCTGGACGACCCCGGCTTCCACCAGAACGTGGCTTGGAACGACATCGACGGCGACAACGACCTCGACCTGATCTTCGGCATGGAGGGGCCCGAGAAGCACGAGATTTACCTACAAGACGACCAGGGCCAGTTCTCCCCCGTGGGGGCCTCGGTAGGGTTCCAGGAAGACTTTGGCACCAAGGGCTACGGCATGGCGATCGGCGACACCGACGGCGACGGCGACCTCGACATCTACATCTCGACCTGCCGCGGCGACAACAACATCCGCAACAACTTCTACGAGAACCAGCTCGCTCAGACCGGCGAGCTGAGCTTCATCGACATCGCCGACACGAACGGCACCCAGAACTTCTTGAACAGCTACGGATCGGAGTTCATCGACATGGACGACGACGGCGACCTCGACCTGTTCATGGTCGGCGCCGACAGCCAGCCGAGCAAGATCTTCCGCAACGATGGCGGCAACCAGTTCACGGACGTCGACACGATCACCGGCCACCCCCTGCTGAGCGACACCTCGCGTGACCTGGGCGGCGGCAAGGCGGTCGACTACGACAACGACGGCGACCTCGACCTGTTCTTCCACGACCACCTGGCGCAGGGCGGCATCGACCAGGCCCGCAAGCTCTACCGCAACGACGGCGGCTGGGTGTTCACCGACGTGACCGCGGCCGAGGGGCTCGACGAGGAGAACGTTGGCGCCTACGACAGCGTGTGGGGCGACCTCGATCGCGACGGCGACCAAGACCTCATCGCCCCGACCGACAACAACTACGACGAGCGGGTTTACCTCAGCAACGCCACGGACAACGGCAACCACTGGCTCTACGTCGAGCTCGAGGGCCGCACCGAGAACACCACCGCCATCGGCGCCACGCTGTACGCCACGATCGACCAGGGCACGCCCAACGAGCGGACCCTCCGCCGCGAGGCGAACACCAACGCCGGCACCTTCAACCAGAGCGACCTGCCGGTCCACTTCGGGCTCGGCGCCGCTCAGACCATCGACGAGCTGCTGGTGGTCTGGCCCGACGGGACCGTGCAGTACCTGTACGACGTTCAGGCCGACCAGTACCTCGCGGTCGACGTTTCCGACGTCGTGCCGGGCGACTACAACTTCGACGGCGTGGTCGACGCGGCCGACTTCACGGTGTGGCGTGATTCCTTTGTGCAGTTCGGCGATTTCATGCCGGCCGACGGCGACCGCGACGGCTTCGTCGGCAACACCGATTACGACCTGTGGGTTGCTCACTTTGGCGAAACCGGCGCCCCAGCGGCCAGCTCCGAGGCGGCCATCCCCGAGCCGGCGACCGCCTTGCTGATCGTGCTCACCGCCCTCTCGGTCGCCGCGGGCCGCGGCCGGCGGCCGACGCGCCGCTGA
- a CDS encoding EF-hand domain-containing protein: MRIVFNRRTWRRVLAAAGLSLIVSTGCSNRPAAIRPPSINASQAGRLAMEEYDTDGDGFVGGDELKSAPGLNAAIESLDTDGDGKVSADEVAERVKKWQSFGVGLTSVRYSVTIDGQPLPDADVTFDPEAFLGDEILVAKGKTNRRGLGSASIPRDMRPTEDSPPGLAYGLYKVRISKIVNGQEMIPSRYNEETILGQQVSIDNTATSRGTGITFDLESK; the protein is encoded by the coding sequence ATGCGTATTGTCTTTAATCGCCGCACCTGGCGCCGCGTGCTCGCCGCCGCCGGCCTGTCGCTGATCGTCTCAACCGGTTGCAGCAACCGCCCCGCCGCGATCCGTCCGCCGAGCATCAACGCCTCGCAGGCGGGCCGACTGGCGATGGAGGAGTACGACACCGACGGCGACGGCTTCGTCGGCGGCGACGAACTCAAATCTGCCCCTGGCCTCAACGCCGCGATCGAATCACTCGACACCGACGGCGACGGCAAGGTGAGCGCCGATGAGGTGGCCGAACGGGTCAAGAAGTGGCAGTCGTTTGGCGTGGGTCTCACCAGCGTTAGGTACTCGGTCACCATCGACGGCCAACCGCTCCCCGACGCCGACGTGACGTTCGATCCCGAGGCCTTTCTGGGCGATGAGATCCTGGTCGCTAAGGGCAAGACAAACCGCCGAGGGCTTGGCTCGGCGTCGATCCCGCGTGACATGCGGCCCACGGAAGACTCGCCTCCGGGGCTCGCCTACGGGCTCTACAAGGTGCGCATCTCCAAGATCGTCAACGGCCAGGAGATGATCCCCAGCCGATACAACGAGGAGACGATCCTGGGTCAGCAAGTCTCGATCGACAACACGGCTACGTCACGCGGCACGGGCATCACTTTCGATCTTGAAAGCAAGTAA
- a CDS encoding DUF1559 family PulG-like putative transporter, with product MQRPSLTKKSAFTLVELLVVIAIIGILVALLLPAVQSAREAARRTQCKNQVKQLALACLLHEDVNGFLPTGGWSSAFTGDPNRGFGETQPGSWLFSVLPFIEEQGVWDLGSGMQGDPAAWAIASTKAHQTPITSFYCPSRRQARVYRCRWGGMLEQTWIMNVAINEGVVVSDYAANVGDSAAFAAYEFSGANQMWWPTNGYEGADAPAGGRRGPKWSDTNDSDSVLYQTGVMFYRSELGLNRITDGLSKTYLLGEKFMEPRLYDPTGERDNTFSYAANQGAYAGFEWENGKVAWGPDSLEDIEFFEPRQDTDGLSFERSPPFGSAHPGVFNMGFCDGSVQSVSYEIDMRSHRDNANRLNGSDSNSINWPDGY from the coding sequence ATGCAACGACCGAGCCTCACGAAGAAGTCCGCTTTCACCCTGGTCGAGCTGCTGGTCGTCATCGCGATCATCGGCATCTTGGTGGCGCTGCTGTTGCCGGCGGTCCAATCGGCCCGTGAGGCCGCCCGCCGCACACAGTGCAAGAACCAAGTAAAGCAGCTTGCGCTTGCTTGCCTGTTGCACGAAGACGTCAACGGCTTCCTGCCCACCGGCGGCTGGAGTTCGGCCTTCACGGGTGACCCCAACCGAGGTTTCGGTGAGACGCAACCCGGCAGTTGGCTGTTCAGTGTTTTGCCGTTCATCGAGGAGCAGGGGGTTTGGGACCTCGGATCGGGCATGCAGGGCGATCCGGCCGCATGGGCGATAGCGAGCACCAAAGCCCACCAGACCCCGATCACGAGCTTCTACTGCCCCTCACGACGCCAGGCGCGCGTCTACCGCTGCCGCTGGGGCGGGATGCTCGAGCAGACCTGGATCATGAACGTGGCGATCAACGAGGGCGTTGTTGTTTCGGATTACGCCGCCAACGTGGGCGACAGCGCTGCGTTTGCGGCCTACGAGTTCAGCGGCGCCAATCAGATGTGGTGGCCGACAAACGGCTACGAAGGCGCCGACGCCCCAGCCGGCGGGCGGCGGGGGCCGAAGTGGAGCGACACCAACGATTCGGATAGCGTGCTGTACCAGACGGGCGTGATGTTCTACCGCAGCGAACTAGGGCTGAACCGCATCACTGACGGTTTGAGCAAAACCTACTTGCTGGGTGAGAAGTTCATGGAGCCGCGACTGTACGATCCCACAGGGGAACGAGACAACACTTTCTCCTACGCGGCCAACCAAGGCGCATACGCCGGCTTCGAATGGGAGAACGGCAAAGTGGCGTGGGGCCCGGACAGCCTCGAGGACATTGAATTCTTTGAGCCGCGACAAGACACCGACGGCCTGAGCTTCGAGCGTTCGCCCCCGTTCGGCAGCGCCCACCCCGGCGTCTTCAACATGGGCTTCTGTGATGGTTCGGTGCAGTCGGTTTCCTACGAGATCGACATGCGTTCGCACCGCGACAACGCCAACCGGCTGAACGGCTCCGACTCGAACTCGATCAACTGGCCCGATGGCTATTGA
- a CDS encoding PEP-CTERM sorting domain-containing protein yields the protein MSRLHLGSTALMAGLLLVAANAQAQVLFSDNMESGAGWSVNSTNADYAATFGFDYGDVPTFYDVPEAPNTQPGDAATTGVLLESNINDPPGANTFNLFPTGQSFSGNYKLRFDAWTNYDVNERINGGSAGTTEFIGGGVGYDGVAAAFDVGASVIATNDGGSGSDWRVFADGSFLATDEMIAGTRNGFDAHYADFLPGVAPPLGQFQSSADPGTAGSPGFQWITFEIETGPLGVVAVSIEKPGGDRLNIARVRDAYDAGDGDITTDGNIQLIYTDLFSSQTIAPYWTYGIIDNVEVTATPEPTSAALVALGLLGVAGRRRRR from the coding sequence ATGAGTCGACTGCACCTTGGATCCACCGCCTTGATGGCGGGCTTGCTGCTTGTTGCGGCAAACGCCCAAGCACAAGTTCTTTTTAGCGACAACATGGAAAGCGGCGCCGGTTGGAGCGTGAACTCTACCAACGCCGACTACGCCGCCACCTTTGGCTTCGATTACGGTGACGTGCCCACTTTCTACGACGTCCCCGAAGCCCCCAACACGCAGCCTGGCGACGCCGCCACCACGGGCGTGTTGCTCGAGTCCAACATCAACGATCCCCCCGGCGCCAACACCTTCAACCTCTTCCCCACCGGGCAGAGCTTCAGCGGCAACTACAAGCTGCGGTTCGACGCCTGGACCAACTACGACGTCAACGAGCGCATCAACGGCGGCTCGGCCGGCACGACCGAGTTCATCGGCGGCGGCGTGGGTTACGACGGGGTCGCGGCCGCTTTTGATGTTGGGGCCAGCGTCATCGCCACCAACGATGGCGGCTCGGGCAGCGACTGGCGTGTCTTTGCCGACGGCAGCTTCCTGGCGACGGATGAGATGATCGCAGGAACCCGCAACGGCTTCGACGCTCACTACGCCGACTTCCTGCCCGGCGTCGCCCCGCCGCTCGGTCAGTTCCAGAGCTCTGCGGACCCCGGAACCGCCGGATCGCCCGGCTTCCAGTGGATCACCTTCGAGATCGAGACCGGCCCTCTGGGGGTCGTTGCCGTGTCGATCGAAAAGCCCGGTGGCGATCGGTTGAACATCGCTCGGGTCCGCGACGCCTACGACGCCGGTGATGGCGACATCACCACCGATGGCAACATCCAGTTGATCTACACCGACTTGTTCTCGTCGCAGACGATTGCTCCTTACTGGACGTACGGCATCATCGATAACGTCGAAGTCACGGCGACTCCCGAGCCGACCAGCGCCGCGCTGGTCGCCCTCGGTTTGCTCGGCGTGGCCGGGCGTCGTCGCCGTCGCTGA